Proteins encoded within one genomic window of Bacillus thuringiensis:
- a CDS encoding YpdA family putative bacillithiol disulfide reductase, with product MQKETVIIIGGGPCGLAAAISLQKVGINPLVIEKGNIVNAIYNYPTHQTFFSSSEKLEIGEVAFITENRKPVRNQALAYYREVVKRKSVRVNAFERVEKVQKDGEVFKVETTKRDGSKEMYMAKYIVVATGYYDNPNYMNVPGEELKKVAHYFKEGHPYFDRDVVVIGGKNSSVDAALELVKAGARVTVLYRGSEYSPSIKPWILPEFEALVRNGTIQMHFGAHVKEITEHTLTYTVDGEENTIQNDFVFAMTGYHPDHSFLTKMGVRIDEETGRPIHAEDTMETNAENIFIAGVIAAGNNANEIFIENGRFHGNALAQTIVTREM from the coding sequence ATGCAGAAAGAAACAGTTATTATAATCGGAGGCGGTCCGTGCGGATTAGCAGCAGCAATTTCATTGCAAAAGGTAGGGATAAATCCGTTAGTAATTGAAAAAGGAAACATTGTAAATGCCATTTATAATTATCCAACTCATCAAACATTTTTCTCTTCTAGTGAAAAATTAGAAATTGGTGAAGTAGCTTTTATTACAGAAAACCGTAAGCCAGTTCGAAATCAAGCGCTTGCGTATTATCGTGAAGTAGTAAAGCGTAAATCTGTACGTGTAAATGCTTTTGAACGAGTAGAGAAAGTTCAAAAAGATGGAGAAGTCTTTAAGGTTGAGACGACAAAACGTGACGGAAGTAAAGAAATGTATATGGCGAAATACATTGTTGTAGCAACTGGATATTATGACAATCCAAATTATATGAATGTTCCAGGTGAGGAACTGAAGAAAGTAGCTCACTATTTTAAAGAGGGGCATCCTTATTTTGACCGAGATGTAGTAGTTATAGGTGGGAAAAACTCGAGTGTAGATGCCGCGTTAGAACTTGTTAAAGCGGGTGCGCGTGTAACGGTACTATATCGCGGAAGTGAGTATTCACCAAGCATAAAGCCGTGGATTTTACCGGAGTTTGAGGCATTAGTACGAAACGGCACAATTCAAATGCATTTCGGGGCTCATGTGAAAGAAATCACTGAACATACATTAACGTATACAGTTGATGGTGAGGAAAATACAATCCAAAATGATTTTGTATTTGCGATGACTGGTTACCACCCTGATCATAGTTTCTTAACGAAGATGGGTGTTCGGATTGATGAAGAAACAGGGCGTCCAATTCATGCAGAGGATACAATGGAAACGAACGCTGAAAATATTTTCATTGCAGGTGTAATTGCTGCTGGAAATAATGCGAATGAAATATTTATCGAGAACGGTAGATTTCATGGAAATGCGCTTGCGCAAACCATTGTAACAAGAGAAATGTAA